A single window of Caldimicrobium thiodismutans DNA harbors:
- the carA gene encoding glutamine-hydrolyzing carbamoyl-phosphate synthase small subunit, with translation MKREKIKALVMLEDGTHFWGYSFTTRGETFGEIVFNTGITGYQEILTDPSYYGQIVTMTYPLIGTYGVNSEDMESSRIQVAGFIVKEYQPFYNNWRGEKSLGEWLKENQILGIEGIDTRALTRHLRNFGAMKGGITTETLNPGDFLEKIKASPDYVGRDLIQYVSTENPYFYDKEGFDFSTSTFKGRAKYKIAILDCGMKYNQLRLFAERGAECLVFPAKTSAEEILKHNPDGIFLSNGPGDPAPLTYVVNTVKGLLGKKPIFGICLGHQILGQALGASTFKLKFGHRGINHPVLNLLNKKVEITSQNHGFCVKMEELPKEVIKTHINLNDNTSEGLYHPELKAFSVQYHPENAPGPHDSIYLFDCFIRLIEGQDGNLFS, from the coding sequence ATGAAAAGAGAAAAAATTAAGGCCTTAGTTATGCTTGAAGATGGAACCCATTTTTGGGGCTATTCCTTTACCACAAGAGGGGAGACCTTTGGGGAAATCGTCTTTAATACAGGAATAACTGGTTATCAGGAAATTCTAACAGATCCTTCCTATTATGGACAGATTGTCACCATGACCTATCCCCTCATTGGAACTTATGGAGTGAACTCCGAGGACATGGAAAGTTCCCGCATTCAGGTTGCAGGTTTTATTGTAAAAGAATATCAGCCCTTTTACAATAACTGGAGAGGTGAAAAATCCTTAGGGGAATGGTTAAAGGAAAACCAAATTCTTGGGATAGAAGGTATTGATACTCGCGCCTTAACTCGCCATTTAAGGAATTTTGGGGCTATGAAAGGTGGTATTACTACGGAAACCCTAAATCCAGGAGATTTTCTTGAAAAAATTAAAGCAAGTCCAGACTATGTGGGAAGAGACCTTATTCAGTATGTAAGCACTGAAAATCCCTATTTTTACGATAAAGAGGGCTTTGATTTTTCCACCTCTACCTTCAAAGGTAGGGCAAAATATAAAATTGCTATACTTGACTGTGGTATGAAATACAATCAACTGAGACTTTTTGCTGAAAGAGGTGCGGAGTGTCTTGTCTTTCCTGCCAAAACCTCTGCAGAAGAAATTCTCAAGCACAATCCTGATGGAATCTTTCTCTCCAATGGACCAGGGGATCCTGCTCCTCTAACTTATGTGGTAAATACAGTGAAAGGGCTTCTTGGGAAGAAACCAATCTTCGGAATCTGCCTGGGGCATCAGATCCTTGGACAGGCCCTTGGTGCCTCAACATTTAAACTTAAATTTGGCCATCGGGGAATAAATCACCCAGTTTTAAATCTCCTAAACAAAAAAGTGGAGATTACTTCCCAGAACCATGGCTTTTGCGTAAAAATGGAAGAACTCCCCAAAGAAGTTATTAAAACCCATATTAACTTGAATGACAATACCTCTGAAGGGCTTTATCATCCTGAACTTAAGGCCTTTTCTGTTCAGTATCATCCTGAAAATGCACCAGGTCCTCACGATTCCATCTATCTCTTTGATTGCTTTATCCGTCTGATTGAAGGCCAGGATGGAAATTTATTCTCCTAA